A genomic segment from Streptomyces sp. NBC_01233 encodes:
- a CDS encoding plasmid mobilization protein, with protein MHDPNHELPTSQQHMTAGLKSAASCTQSIAPVGSNALGSPAPGVAGEDRHQEAPVLRGAAEGRPHPGREEQHSCHTARCTHAAPTKPHVRQRERLRAESKRMHQPSCRMNDDEYQLLVRAASVCHMSVASFLAKAALKAARDLDRTEAEIATRREIVSELFALRRALGPIGNNLNQVATVLNSGSDAPHAKAVLDAVQRTAERVDAFTRRYLESETPTG; from the coding sequence ATGCACGACCCGAACCACGAACTCCCCACCTCCCAGCAGCACATGACCGCCGGCCTCAAGAGCGCAGCAAGTTGTACCCAGAGCATTGCTCCCGTCGGGAGCAATGCTCTGGGCTCCCCCGCCCCAGGGGTGGCGGGGGAGGACCGGCACCAGGAGGCGCCGGTCCTTCGGGGTGCGGCCGAGGGCAGACCACATCCGGGCAGGGAGGAGCAGCACTCCTGCCATACCGCCCGCTGCACGCATGCCGCGCCGACGAAGCCGCACGTCCGCCAGCGTGAGCGCCTGCGCGCCGAGAGCAAGCGCATGCACCAGCCCAGCTGCCGCATGAACGACGACGAGTACCAGCTCCTCGTCCGCGCGGCTTCCGTCTGCCACATGAGCGTCGCCAGCTTCCTCGCCAAGGCCGCCCTGAAGGCCGCACGCGACCTCGACCGCACCGAAGCCGAGATCGCCACCCGCCGGGAGATCGTCAGCGAGCTGTTCGCCCTGCGCCGGGCCCTCGGCCCGATCGGCAACAACCTCAACCAGGTCGCCACCGTCCTGAACTCCGGCTCCGACGCCCCGCACGCCAAGGCGGTCCTCGACGCCGTCCAGCGGACCGCCGAACGCGTGGACGCCTTCACCCGGCGCTACCTGGAAAGCGAGACCCCCACCGGATGA
- a CDS encoding relaxase/mobilization nuclease domain-containing protein, whose protein sequence is MIPSIHKMGTRTIGLIRYLYGPGTHKEHTDPHLVAAWDALAPDPGRDPAATYEDLQQLLDQPVEALPKSRRPTEHVWHLSVRAAPEDPTLSDEQWGDIARRMVAATGIDPGDGAGCRWAAVRHADDHIHIMATTVREDGRRPRRHNEAKRAQAEARHVEADYGLRRLNTGDGTAAQRPTSAERHKANRHNRQRTPREELRETVRHAVAGAQSEEEFFGRLATSGLLVGQRKAPSGDLLGYTVALPDDRNRHGEPVFYSGSKLAPDLSLPRIRERFTTLAEASEGDSGPGQPVLPPVTGPAFARRRAAATWQALLIIDQGDDGTAAAQIAAATEVLDALAKTSAAHTRKELRDAAFSFERARRSHVKAVRGHDHALRQAARDLVHSGPALGRGEDSATTAMLIDMAFFLAITAANWHAKKHHVQQAAAARQAAEHLRAAYEAAATQPMGALRQRGQRMALHVQQRQAAFVRQALPELAERILTEPSWPALAATLTDAQKAGHDPAALLAEATQRRELDTATSISDVLVWRLRRSAHLPAAPEARHKPPARGDRRTPPAAPAAPPAVKAASDSTRRR, encoded by the coding sequence ATGATCCCCTCCATTCACAAGATGGGCACCCGCACCATCGGGCTGATCCGCTACCTCTACGGCCCGGGCACCCACAAGGAACACACCGACCCCCACCTCGTCGCCGCCTGGGACGCCCTGGCCCCCGACCCCGGCCGCGACCCGGCCGCCACCTACGAAGACCTGCAACAGCTCCTCGACCAGCCCGTCGAAGCCCTGCCCAAGTCGAGGCGCCCCACCGAGCACGTGTGGCACCTGTCCGTACGCGCCGCACCCGAGGACCCGACCCTGTCGGATGAGCAGTGGGGCGACATCGCCCGCCGCATGGTCGCCGCCACCGGCATCGACCCCGGCGACGGCGCGGGCTGCCGCTGGGCAGCCGTCCGCCACGCCGACGACCACATCCACATCATGGCCACCACCGTCCGCGAAGACGGCCGCCGCCCCCGCCGCCACAACGAAGCCAAACGCGCCCAGGCCGAAGCCCGCCACGTCGAAGCCGACTACGGCCTGCGCCGCCTCAACACCGGCGACGGCACCGCCGCCCAACGCCCCACCAGCGCCGAACGCCACAAAGCCAACCGCCACAACAGGCAACGCACCCCGAGGGAGGAACTGCGCGAAACCGTCCGCCACGCGGTTGCCGGCGCCCAGAGCGAGGAGGAGTTCTTCGGCCGACTCGCCACCTCCGGCCTCCTCGTAGGGCAGCGGAAGGCGCCGTCCGGGGACCTCCTCGGCTACACCGTCGCCCTCCCCGACGACCGCAACAGGCACGGCGAACCCGTCTTCTACTCCGGATCGAAGCTCGCCCCAGACCTCTCCCTGCCCCGCATCCGCGAACGCTTCACCACGCTCGCAGAAGCCTCGGAAGGCGACAGCGGGCCCGGGCAGCCCGTCCTGCCGCCGGTGACCGGCCCCGCGTTCGCGCGGCGGAGGGCCGCCGCCACCTGGCAGGCACTGCTGATCATCGACCAAGGCGACGACGGCACGGCAGCAGCCCAGATCGCCGCCGCCACAGAAGTCCTCGACGCGCTGGCCAAGACCTCCGCCGCCCACACCCGCAAGGAACTCCGCGACGCGGCCTTCTCGTTCGAACGCGCCAGGCGCTCCCATGTGAAGGCAGTCCGAGGACACGATCATGCTCTTCGGCAGGCCGCCCGCGACCTCGTCCACAGCGGACCCGCCCTCGGCCGAGGCGAGGACAGCGCCACCACCGCCATGCTCATCGACATGGCGTTCTTCCTCGCCATCACCGCGGCGAACTGGCACGCCAAGAAGCACCACGTCCAACAAGCAGCAGCCGCACGGCAAGCCGCCGAACACCTACGCGCCGCCTACGAGGCAGCCGCCACCCAGCCCATGGGCGCCCTCCGGCAGCGAGGCCAGCGCATGGCCCTGCATGTTCAGCAACGACAGGCTGCATTCGTCCGCCAGGCGCTGCCAGAGCTGGCCGAACGGATCCTGACCGAGCCCAGCTGGCCCGCCCTGGCCGCCACCCTCACCGACGCACAGAAGGCCGGACACGACCCGGCCGCCCTGCTCGCCGAAGCCACCCAACGGCGCGAGCTCGACACCGCCACCTCGATCAGCGATGTCCTCGTCTGGCGCCTACGCCGCAGCGCCCACCTGCCCGCCGCACCCGAGGCTCGGCACAAGCCACCTGCCCGCGGCGACAGGCGCACACCGCCTGCGGCACCCGCCGCACCGCCGGCAGTTAAGGCAGCAAGCGACTCAACCCGACGGCGCTGA
- a CDS encoding transcriptional regulator, with translation MSDPMALHPLTYVREGKGWGKAELARLMCERGSALGVPLATNRTTVWKWEQGQEPDLDAQLVLADLLGIPEEHVRTTAWPRWLPAWESTALAAPWTPAGTVKVFADLVRSGHMDRRGFLSITGAALTGVAANWAAAPEAFASAFDGDRVTDAMVTTIEARVDTLRVLDDQMGGARLLDQATGDLSLIAGLLDHGRYTDAVEHRLYATAARVSYLAGWMAYDKGLRSLGQRYYVGALRSAHSAKDDGFGAFILAEMGIHISDSGDTAARVKLIDTAIGNAPTALPSAAASYLYLHQAEALSRDTQHEAAGKSLNRAYDLWGGHREGDRPDWLGWYGEAQLKSTEGKIMLRSGFPERATSALAIAVDQAVPRDRAVRSGRLATARLAARDLDGALDAANLGLELLENRVRSDRAYVRLAKFSNYLEPHGAVPSVREFRDRLRALPAVA, from the coding sequence CTGGGGCAAGGCCGAGTTAGCCCGGCTCATGTGCGAACGAGGGAGCGCGCTGGGCGTGCCGCTGGCCACCAACCGGACGACGGTCTGGAAGTGGGAGCAAGGGCAGGAACCTGACTTGGACGCGCAACTGGTGCTCGCCGACCTCCTGGGCATCCCTGAGGAGCACGTGCGCACGACGGCGTGGCCCCGATGGCTGCCAGCCTGGGAGTCGACAGCACTGGCGGCCCCGTGGACTCCGGCGGGTACCGTGAAGGTGTTCGCTGATCTAGTCAGGAGCGGCCACATGGATCGTCGGGGGTTCTTGTCCATCACTGGTGCCGCGCTGACGGGGGTCGCGGCCAACTGGGCGGCCGCTCCAGAGGCGTTCGCCTCGGCATTCGATGGCGACCGCGTCACCGACGCGATGGTGACCACCATCGAGGCACGGGTGGACACCCTCCGCGTACTCGACGACCAGATGGGCGGCGCCCGCCTCCTGGACCAGGCCACCGGCGACCTCTCACTGATCGCAGGCCTCCTCGACCACGGGCGCTACACCGACGCCGTCGAACACCGCCTGTACGCCACGGCTGCCCGGGTGTCGTACCTCGCTGGCTGGATGGCCTACGACAAGGGCCTTCGCTCCCTCGGCCAGCGCTACTACGTTGGCGCACTCCGCAGCGCACACAGTGCGAAGGACGACGGCTTCGGCGCCTTCATCCTGGCCGAGATGGGCATCCACATCTCCGACTCAGGTGACACAGCCGCGCGCGTGAAGCTCATCGACACCGCCATCGGCAACGCCCCGACGGCCCTCCCGTCGGCGGCGGCCTCCTACCTCTACCTCCATCAAGCCGAAGCCCTGTCCCGAGACACCCAGCACGAGGCGGCCGGCAAGTCGCTCAACCGGGCCTACGACCTGTGGGGCGGCCACCGCGAAGGCGACCGCCCTGACTGGCTGGGCTGGTACGGGGAAGCTCAGCTCAAGTCCACCGAGGGCAAGATCATGCTCCGCTCCGGCTTCCCCGAGCGCGCCACCAGCGCCCTCGCGATCGCGGTGGACCAAGCGGTCCCTCGCGACCGTGCCGTACGCTCCGGCCGCCTGGCGACGGCTCGCCTGGCTGCCCGGGACCTGGACGGGGCCTTGGACGCCGCCAATCTCGGCCTGGAGCTGCTGGAGAACCGCGTCCGCTCCGACCGGGCGTACGTCCGGCTGGCGAAGTTCAGCAACTACCTGGAGCCGCACGGCGCGGTGCCGTCCGTCCGTGAGTTCAGGGACAGGCTGCGGGCTCTTCCTGCTGTCGCCTGA